The Penicillium oxalicum strain HP7-1 chromosome VI, whole genome shotgun sequence genome window below encodes:
- a CDS encoding Allergen Asp f 4 has protein sequence MTLLCSWVLILPLVFSYGVTYAEFHASTSPARSSGKVSVILSRLSSTSQFGGTTNSSGYGVKYIGNVGDPYGSNIIEVPENTANQCKYVLRFEGPVAGESWTVVIWNKIGPDGLLSGWYGQACRKFILKSGQVRYIAVDENSQGGWAAAPGDSIAVDSQGGYASTWGEFDFGSVINSGWSGFDVSAIAAQNAGLPVQGMKICDVLAGICSFVTKDAALIHNAYISSLAEVGGIGGNLYPGPVRLAVTIGYDTAA, from the coding sequence ATGACTTTGCTTTGCTCTTGGGTTTTGATCCTTCCTCTTGTCTTTTCGTATGGGGTCACGTACGCAGAGTTTCATGCTTCTACTTCACCCGCGAGGTCCTCCGGGAAGGTCTCTGTCATCCTGAGTCGACTTTCGTCAACGTCTCAATTCGGGGGTACGACAAACTCAAGTGGCTATGGTGTGAAATACATTGGCAACGTCGGCGATCCCTATGGAAGCAACATCATTGAAGTACCTGAAAACACAGCCAATCAGTGTAAATATGTTTTACGATTCGAAGGACCAGTGGCAGGAGAAAGCTGGACTGTGGTGATTTGGAACAAAATAGGGCCGGATGGTTTGCTAAGCGGCTGGTATGGCCAGGCCTGCAGAAAATTCATCTTAAAGTCGGGTCAGGTCCGGTACATCGCAGTCGATGAGAACTCTCAAGGAGGGTGGGCTGCTGCCCCTGGAGATTCTATAGCGGTCGACTCTCAGGGTGGTTACGCTTCCACATGGGGCGAGTTTGACTTCGGTTCAGTCATCAACTCCGGTTGGTCAGGATTCGATGTGTCAGCCATAGCCGCACAAAATGCGGGCCTACCAGTCCAAGGCATGAAAATTTGCGATGTTCTGGCTGGTATCTGTTCTTTTGTCACTAAGGACGCCGCCCTTATCCACAATGCATACATAAGTTCCCTTGCCGAGGTTGGTGGTATCGGAGGCAATCTTTATCCCGGGCCAGTCAGACTCGCAGTGACGATTGGCTACGATACTGCAGCTTAG